The following proteins are co-located in the Mus caroli chromosome 7, CAROLI_EIJ_v1.1, whole genome shotgun sequence genome:
- the LOC110298391 gene encoding olfactory receptor 51G2: MTPGPLGNGSMSSTFLLSGIPGLEHMHIWISLPLCLMYLVSILGNCTILFIIKTEPSLHEPMYLFLSMLALTDLGLSLCTLPTVLGIFWVGARDISHDACFTQLFFIHCLSFLESSVLLSMAFDRFVAICRPLHYASILTHTVIVRIGLASLGRSVALIFPLPFMLKRFPYCGSLVLSHSYCLHQEVMKLACADIKANSIYGMFVIVSTVGVDSLLILFSYALILRTVLSIASRAERLKALNTCVSHISAVLLFYTPMIGLSVIHRFGKQAPHLVQVVMGFVYLLFPPVMNPIVYSVKTKQIRDRVTHAFCN; this comes from the coding sequence ATGACTCCAGGACCCCTAGGAAATGGAAGCATGTCTTCTACCTTCTTGCTGAgtggcatccctgggctggagcaCATGCATATCTGGATCTCCCTTCCACTCTGTCTCATGTACCTGGTTTCCATCCTGGGTAACTGCACAATCCTTTTTATCATTAAGACAGAGCCCTCACTCCATGAGCCCATGTACCTCTTCCTGTCCATGCTCGCTCTGACGGACCTTGGTCTCTCTCTTTGTACCCTCCCTACAGTGCTAGGCATCTTTTGGGTGGGAGCACGAGACATTAGCCATGATGCTTGCTTTACCCAGCTCTTTTTCATCCACTGCTTGTCCTTCTTAGAATCCTCTGTGCTTCTCTCTATGGCCTTTGATCGCTTTGTGGCTATCTGTCGTCCTTTGCACTATGCTTCCATCCTCACCCACACAGTGATTGTCAGAATAggtctggcctctctgggccgtAGTGTTGCACTCATTTTCCCATTGCCTTTCATGCTCAAACGGTTCCCTTATTGTGGCTCTCTAGTTCTCTCACATTCCTATTGCCTCCACCAAGAAGTAATGAAACTGGCCTGTGCAGACATCAAGGCAAACAGCATCTATGGCATGTTCGTCATCGTTTCAACAGTGGGAGTGGATTCCTTGCTCATCCTCTTCTCCTATGCACTTATTCTGCGCACTGTATTGTCCATTGCCTCAAGGGCTGAAAGACTCAAAGCTCTCAATACATGTGTTTCACACATCTCTGCTGTGCTTCTGTTCTATACTCCCATGATAGGATTGTCTGTAATCCACCGCTTTGGGAAACAGGCCCCCCATCTAGTTCAGGTGGTCATGGGCTTTGTgtatctcctcttccctcctgtgATGAACCCTATTGTCTATAGTGTCAAGACCAAACAGATACGGGATAGGGTAACCCATGCCTTTTGCAACTAG
- the LOC110298821 gene encoding olfactory receptor 51G1, which produces MVILYNSSLQKATFFLTGFQGLEEFHGWISIPFCSIYLIVILGNLTILHVIRTDATLHEPMYYFLAMLALTDLGLCLSTLPTVLGIFWFDAREIGIPACFTQLFFIHTLSLVESSVLLSMSFDRYVAICNPLRYSTILTPRRIVKMGLSSVLRSALLILPLPFLLKRFHYCRSHVLAHAYCLHLEIMKLACSSIIVNHIYGLFVVACTVGVDSLLIFLSYTLILHAVLGKASRQERLRALNTCISHICAVLLFYIPMIGLSLVHRFGEHLPRIVHLLMSYVYLLVPPLMNPIVYSIKTKQIRQRIIKKFEFIK; this is translated from the coding sequence ATGGTCATCCTTTACAACAGCAGCCTCCAAAAAGCCACTTTCTTCCTGACAGGCTTTCAAGGTCTGGAAGAATTCCATGGCTGGATCTCCATTCCCTTCTGCTCCATCTACTTAATAGTCATTTTAGGAAATCTCACCATTCTCCATGTCATCCGGACTGATGCCACGCTCCATGAACCTATGTACTATTTCTTGGCTATGCTGGCCCTCACAGACTTGGGACTCTGTCTCTCCACACTGCCCACTGTGCTGGGAATCTTCTGGTTTGATGCCAGAGAGATCGGTATTCCTGCCTGCTTTACTCAGCTATTCTTCATCCACACCTTGTCTTTAGTGGAGTCATCGGTTCTACTGTCTATGTCCTTCGACCGCTATGTAGCAATTTGCAACCCACTGCGTTATTCTACCATCCTGACGCCCAGAAGGATTGTGAAGATGGGGCTGAGCTCAGTACTCAGAAGTGCACTCCTCATTCTCCCATTACCATTCCTCCTTAAACGCTTCCATTATTGCCGCTCCCACGTGTTAGCCCATGCCTACTGTCTGCATCTGGAGATCATGAAACTAGCCTGCTCCAGCATCATTGTCAATCATATCTATGGGCTCTTTGTTGTGGCCTGCACTGTGGGTGTAGACTCCCTGCTCATATTCCTCTCATACACCCTCATCCTCCATGCTGTACTAGGCAAAGCCTCCCGTCAGGAGCGCCTCCGTGCTCTCAACACCTGTATCTCTCATATCTGTGCAGTACTGCTTTTCTACATCCCCATGATTGGCTTATCCCTTGTGCATCGCTTTGGTGAGCACCTTCCCCGCATTGTACATCTTCTGATGTCATATGTGTATCTATTGGTACCACCCCTCATGAACCCCATTGTCTACAGCATCAAGACCAAGCAAATACGACAGCGTATCATCAAGAAGTTTGAGTTTATAAAGTAA
- the LOC110299203 gene encoding olfactory receptor 51A4-like yields the protein MSVFNASDIEIPTFVLIGIPGLEHVHIWLSIPICLIYLVAIMGNCTILFLIKTETSLHEPMYYFLSMLAFSDLGLSVSSLPTMLRIFLFNSTEISSDACFAQEFFIHGFSAMESSVLFIMAIDRFIAVYNPLRYTSILTVRRVFKTGLIFATFCIAVVLPFPFILKRLKFCKKSLLSHSYCLHQDVMKVACSNNRINVIYGFFVATLSLLYLVFISVSYMLILKIVMGITSHKGRLKFFNTCISHICAVLIFYVPIITLAALHRFAKNISPVIGVIIADIFLLVPPLMNPIVYSVKSQHIRNLIQTKFCEKYHWWEIPASMKAWVTSLYLNTCRH from the coding sequence ATGTCAGTCTTCAATGCCTCTGATATAGAAATCCCCACCTTCGTTCTGATTGGGATCCCAGGGTTGGAGCATGTGCATATTTGGCTCTCCATCCCAATTTGCCTCATATACCTTGTGGCCATCATGGGAAACTGCACCATTCTCTTCCTCATAAAGACAGAGACCTCTCTGCACGAGCCTATGTATTATTTCCTCTCAATGCTGGCATTTTCTGATTTAGGACTGTCCGTTTCTTCCCTTCCAACCATGCTGAGAATATTCTTATTCAACTCCACAGAGATTTCTTCAGATGCCTGTTTTGCTCAAGAGTTTTTCATTCATGGATTCTCAGCTATGGAGTCTTCAGTGCTTTTCATTATGGCTATCGACCGCTTCATAGCTGTCTACAACCCTTTGAGATATACCTCCATCCTTACAGTCAGAAGGGTCTTTAAAACTGGCCTAATATTTGCTACATTCTGCATTGCAGTTGTTCTGCCATTTCCCTTTATACTAAAGAGGTTAAAGTTCTGTAAGAAAAGTCTCTTATCTCATTCTTACTGCCTTCACCAGGATGTTATGAAGGTAGCTTGTTCCAACAACAGAATCAATGTAATCTATGGATTTTTTGTGGCTACTTTATCTCTGTTATACTTggtgttcatttctgtgtcttacaTGCTGATCCTTAAAATTGTCATGGGCATTACTTCCCATAAAGGTCGCCTCAAGTTCTTTAACACTTGCATCTCTCATATCTGTGCTGTGCTCATCTTCTATGTGCCCATCATCACCTTGGCAGCGCTTCACCGTTTTGCTAAAAACATTTCGCCAGTCATTGGAGTCATAATAGCTGATATCTTCCTTCTGGTTCCACCTCTAATGAATCCTATTGTATATTCTGTGAAGAGTCAGCATATTAGAAATCTGATCCAAACCAAATTTTGTGAAAAATATCACTGGTGGGAAATTCCAGCTTCCATGAAAGCCTGGGTTACATCACTGTATCTGAATACATGTAGACATTGA